A single genomic interval of Electrophorus electricus isolate fEleEle1 chromosome 4, fEleEle1.pri, whole genome shotgun sequence harbors:
- the pdp2 gene encoding pyruvate dehydrogenase [acetyl-transferring]-phosphatase 2, mitochondrial, which yields MEAVNMCTRLLCHVGTRHLSVCFSTSWYTLPSIFRHSNISLSQAQAYSSRGRRSDSDPIKGREHELSSPDRTLDFQMTSLQINSVLRANEQSVRIPEFDGRGGLSPVLKFESNQLAANSPLEDRRSSTTCLQTRGMLFGVFDGHGGHACAQAVSERLPYYIAVAMMPEASLEDLEAAMEMMRPVPPILQWYKHHNDFNYRESAALYVNHLRVYWQELLASEEHGNGMSPDEALCYAFQRLDTDLSLEAQVPMASDLMRNTAVQAAFTGCTACLAHVGPEGIFVANAGDCRAVLGVQESDGSWSALPLTKDHNATNQAEVERVRSQHPMSEHQTLLVDDRLLGVLMPLRAFGDVRFKWSRELQQSVLENGGCDLEALNLYQYSPPHYLTPPYLEATPEVTYHRLRPQDHFLILASDGLWDELDNEEAVRLVAEHLTGIHLQAPLSTSQQQLSLGQMHQLLLRRQARATPALDLNSATHLIRHSLGTNEYGEMDQERLAAMLALPDDLARMYRDDITVIVVYFNSSLNKTSCN from the coding sequence ATGGAGGCAGTTAACATGTGCACAAGACTCCTGTGCCATGTTGGCACTAggcacctgtctgtctgtttctcgaCGAGCTGGTACACTCTTCCTTCCATATTCCGCCATTCTAACATCTCACTCTCCCAAGCCCAGGCTTATTCCTCTCGTGGAAGGAGGTCAGATAGTGACCCAATTAAAGGCAGGGAACATGAACTCTCTTCACCTGATCGTACACTGGACTTTCAGATGACCAGTTTGCAGATCAATTCAGTGCTGCGAGCTAATGAACAATCAGTACGTATTCCAGAATTCGATGGCCGTGGTGGCCTTAGCCCTGTGCTGAAGTTTGAGAGCAATCAGCTTGCAGCCAATTCTCCCCTAGAGGACAGACGCAGCAGTACCACATGCCTGCAGACTCGGGGTATGCTGTTTGGTGTTTTCGATGGCCATGGTGGTCACGCGTGTGCTCAGGCTGTTAGTGAGCGACTACCTTATTATATTGCTGTGGCTATGATGCCAGAGGCTAGCCTCGAGGACCTTGAGGCTGCCATGGAGATGATGCGGCCTGTACCTCCAATTCTTCAATGGTACAAGCACCACAACGACTTCAACTATCGAGAGTCTGCTGCTCTCTATGTGAATCACTTGCGCGTTTACTGGCAGGAGCTCCTTGCAAGCGAAGAGCACGGTAATGGTATGAGCCCTGACGAGGCACTTTGTTACGCTTTTCAGCGTCTGGACACGGACCTCTCCCTGGAGGCACAGGTCCCAATGGCCAGCGATCTCATGCGCAACACGGCTGTCCAGGCTGCCTTCACGGGTTGCACAGCCTGCCTTGCTCACGTGGGGCCAGAGGGCATATTTGTGGCAAATGCCGGCGATTGCCGAGCTGTGCTGGGTGTGCAGGAGAGCGATGGGAGTTGGAGTGCGCTGCCCCTTACAAAGGACCACAATGCCACCAACCAGGCAGAAGTGGAGCGGGTCCGTTCACAGCACCCAATGAGTGAGCACCAGACGCTCCTTGTGGATGACCGCCTCCTAGGGGTGCTGATGCCGCTGCGTGCTTTCGGGGATGTCCGCTTTAAGTGGAGCCGTGAGCTGCAGCAGAGTGTGTTGGAGAATGGAGGCTGTGACCTGGAGGCACTCAACCTCTATCAGTACTCTCCACCCCACTACCTCACTCCACCTTACCTCGAGGCCACACCAGAGGTCACCTACCACCGTCTACGGCCGCAGGACCACTTCCTAATCCTAGCCTCAGACGGCCTGTGGGACGAACTGGACAACGAGGAAGCTGTGAGGCTCGTGGCAGAACACTTAACAGGCATTCACCTGCAGGCGCCCCTCTCCACCAGCCAACAGCAACTTAGCTTGGGACAGATGCACCAGTTGTTGCTACGTAGACAAGCACGCGCAACACCCGCCCTTGATTTGAACTCTGCCACACACCTGATTCGCCATAGTCTCGGGACCAATGAGTATGGAGAAATGGATCAAGAGAGGCTGGCAGCTATGCTGGCCCTGCCAGATGACTTGGCACGTATGTATCGGGATGACATCACCGTCATAGTAGTTTATTTTAACTCTAGTCTAAACAAAACATCTTGTAATTAA
- the LOC113580531 gene encoding telomere repeats-binding bouquet formation protein 1-like, producing MERDERGEGIVKMKAHFNRSMGTNDWINGNPNRAKLRKRPTKGDRDLHSPHIFKHPAPMKRSQQQQTLSEDELSLCSELLDSEIERILAIPAASKDR from the exons atggaaaggGATGAAAGAGGAGAAGGGATAGTGAAGATGAAAGCCCACTTCAACAGAAGCATGGGCACAAATGATTGGATTAATGGAAACCCAAACAGAGCCAAACTCCGCAAGCGCCCAACAAAAGGTGACAGAGACTTGCATAG CCCGCATATTTTCAAACATCCTGCTCCCATGAAGAGAAGCCAGCAGCAACAGACTCTCTCTGAGG ATGAGTTGTCTCTGTGCTCGGAGCTGTTGGATAGTGAGATTGAGAGAATCCTCGCCATTCCAGCTGCCTCCAAAGACAGGTAG
- the si:dkey-30c15.10 gene encoding anillin isoform X1, whose protein sequence is MEKHNQTDTNQKRPRDPLEDILVSNELENVMKKRCLAAEGVENQNPLQLVQRSPARPRQVELEVKPDTPAIASVRLRVQQLAQKRDGGVVLVQRCMSDPGKESPSRSLLHDICHIGEGEFSSRLECFKTPTPESSPVPSTSTSRQLSSFVHNMQQQLHAAVTPSTKEASRIRQARKDELKLLRVQPLSENMWLKRSLSDPSLAEDNSSIDSKGTECCLSFSSVNEAVEDFSGEIQPSCSEFCPPEAVVHCKEEMSTSALIDKMFEDVLQAADKEEEAEKRKEETRGNESSLSQTIKGEETDMVTAETQPKEESLASSCEGGEVNTEAALHSGSVILEHVKPSEGDEMDELPACADHSERGREIIEEGSSMCSEEDFLTLPPSCVLSPLSKSMEAVVTPLRLVATAHPPKVQCVSLEELTIPPAPPLYSIDAYRSQSKNSHLASQCVTPGVQKQAPEKSCSRPAINTKETIKVLNEDAAKLQTIINQTLQALSCCSDREHGKGSLQEAEAEKLLLVSSEKHAALLAEISRLREGAGAEADPHAGVMQPCRGTVSISSVQLPLKVEFVCSARTGRPAHYFFILLRYGTCNIVATPLATAADAENGDTITFPTSITLQDIRSNFEIDVEVYSLSSGAGNPCTASLQQHRSSTRSRVTPKKLLSTLTKSNPSSSSGPPLLSSRRSSNFCLVGSHKITLASLGQSRFPLDKMKFEGKVRRLLGDEFQEKVPFLSPLEGHIYLQLHNESHSNVQHQGFLTMFEDVSGFGAWQRLFFRLEGALLFYWNYPNEMGSKPAEGSVSLCCFDSVRPVERETCARPHTFELVNTRIMKQVNSHSLNKSWFSADTREERADWMEKLSQVLLDFHTWSQHPASSESDRANSSSNTRASRESVL, encoded by the exons atggaaaaacatAATCAGACGGATACAAATCAAAAGAGGCCGAGAGATCCTCTGGAGGACATCTTGGTCTCTAATG AGCTTGAGAATGTTATGAAGAAGAGATGCTTGGCTGCAGAAGGAGTCGAGAATCAGAACCCCCTGCAGCTTGTACAAAGGTCTCCAGCCAGACCACggcaggtggagctggaggtgaaACCAGACACGCCAGCCATAGCTTCAGTTCGCCTCAGGGTGCAGCAGCTCGCCCAGAAACGAGATG gagggGTGGTGCTTGTCCAGCGCTGTATGTCAGACCCAGGGAAAGAGAGTCCCTCCAGAAGCTTGCTTCATGATATCTGTCACATTG gtgAGGGTGAGTTTAGCTCTCGGTTGGAGTGCTTTAAGACTCCCACCCCAGAGAGCAGCCCTGTACCTTCAACATCCACCTCACGCCAGCTCTCCAGCTTTGTACACAACATGCAGCAGCAGCTCCATGCTGCAGTGACCCCCAGCACTAAGGAGGCGTCCCGCATCCGCCAG GCCCGAAAGGATGAGTTGAAATTGCTCAGAGTTCAGCCTCTTTCAGAGAACATGTGGCTCAAGAGGAGCTTGTCTGATCCTTCACTTGCTGAG GATAACTCAAGCATTGACTCAAAGGGAACTGAATGCTGCCTAAGCTTCAGCAGTGTGAACGAGGCTGTGGAAGACTTCAGTGGAGAGATTCAGCCCTCTTGCTCAGAGTTTTGTCCTCCAG AAGCGGTGGTGCACTGTAAGGAAGAAATGAGCACCTCTGCCTTAATTGACAAGATGTTTGAAGACGTCTTACAGGCTGCTGACAaagaagaggaagcagagaaaaggaaggaggaGACAAGAGGGAATGAAAGCAGCCTGTCTCAGACCATAAAGGGAGAGGAAACGGACATGGTCACAGCTGAAACACAGCCGAAGGAGGAATCTCTAGCTTCTAGCTGTGAAGGGGGTGAAGTGAACACAGAAGCAGCTCTGCACAGTGGGTCTGTGATATTGGAGCATGTGAAGCCCAGTGAAGGAGATGAAATGGATGAATTGCCTGCCTGTGCTGAccacagtgagagaggaagggagattATCGAAGAGGGCAGCTCCATGTGTAGTGAGGAAGACTTCTTAACCCTCCCACCTAGCTGTGTTCTCTCCCCTCTCAGCAAATCTATGGAGGCTGTTGTCACACCATTG AGGCTGGTTGCAACTGCTCATCCACCCAAGGTGCAGTGCGTGTCTCTAGAGGAGCTGACCATTCCCCCTGCTCCACCTCTGTACAG CATTGATGCATACCGTTCTCAGAGTAAGAACAGTCACCTGGCCTCTCAGTGTGTAACTCCAGGGGTACAGAAACAGGCTCCAGAGAAGTCTTGCAGCAGGCCAGCTATTAACACCAAGGAGACTATCAAG GTTCTGAATGAAGATGCTGCCAAGCTGCAGACCATAATCAATCAGACTTTACAGGCGCTGAGCTGTTGCAGTGACCGAGAGCATGGCAAAGGTTCCCTGCAAGAGGCTGAAGCTGAGAAGCTCCTGCTCGTTTCCA GTGAGAAGCACGCCGCCCTGTTGGCAGAGATCAGCAGGCTGCGGgaaggagcaggagcagaagcagaccCCCACGCTGGTGTAATGCAGCCATGCAGAGGCACCGTCAGCATCAGCAGTGTCCAGCTGCCCCTCAAAGTGGAGTTTGTGTGCTCTGCCCGCACAG GACGCCCCGCTCACTACTTTTTCATCCTGCTTCGATATGGCACCTGTAACATCGTGGCCACCCCTCTGGCTACGGCTGCTGATGCTGAGAATGGAGACACTATCACCTTCCCCACCTCCATCACACT ACAAGACATTCGCTCTAACTTTGAAATAGATGTGGAAGTCTACAGCCTG TCTAGTGGTGCAGGTAATCCCTGCACAGCTAGTCTCCAGCAGCACCGCAGCTCCACTAGATCAAGA GTAACACCAAAGAAGCTACTCAGCACCCTTACG AAATCCAACCCAAGTTCTTCCT CTGGTCCCCCTCTTCTAAGCTCTCGCAGGTCCAGCAACTTCTGTTTAGTGGGTTCCCACAAGATCACCCTGGCCTCGCTGGGACAGAGCAGGTTCCCACTGGACAAG ATGAAGTTTGAGGGCAAAGTCAGGCGACTCCTTGGAGATGAATTTCAGGAAAAG GTGCCCTTCTTGTCTCCACTGGAGGGTCACATCTACCTGCAGCTGCACAATGAGAGCCATTCTAATGTCCAGCACCAAGgctttctg ACAATGTTTGAAGATGTAAGTGGTTTTGGAGCATGGCAGCGTCTGTTCTTTAGGCTAGAAGGAGCTCTCCTCTTCTATTGGAACTACCCCAATGAAATGGGCAGCAAG ccagcagagggcagcgtCTCTCTGTGTTGCTTTGACAGCGTGCGTCCTGTGGAGAGGGAGACCTGTGCACGCCCTCACACCTTTGAACTGGTGAACACAAGGATCATGAAACAAGTCAACAGCCACAGTCTGAACAA GAGCTGGTTCTCGGCAGACACACGAGAGGAGCGGGCAGACTGGATGGAGAAGCTGAGCCAGGTGCTGCTGGACTTCCACACATGGAGTCAGCACCCTGCGTCCAGTGAGAGTGATCGAGCTAACAGCTCCTCCAACACTAGAGCTTCCCGTGAGAGTGTcctataa
- the si:dkey-30c15.10 gene encoding anillin isoform X2 produces MEKHNQTDTNQKRPRDPLEDILVSNELENVMKKRCLAAEGVENQNPLQLVQRSPARPRQVELEVKPDTPAIASVRLRVQQLAQKRDGGVVLVQRCMSDPGKESPSRSLLHDICHIGEGEFSSRLECFKTPTPESSPVPSTSTSRQLSSFVHNMQQQLHAAVTPSTKEASRIRQARKDELKLLRVQPLSENMWLKRSLSDPSLAEDNSSIDSKGTECCLSFSSVNEAVEDFSGEIQPSCSEFCPPAVVHCKEEMSTSALIDKMFEDVLQAADKEEEAEKRKEETRGNESSLSQTIKGEETDMVTAETQPKEESLASSCEGGEVNTEAALHSGSVILEHVKPSEGDEMDELPACADHSERGREIIEEGSSMCSEEDFLTLPPSCVLSPLSKSMEAVVTPLRLVATAHPPKVQCVSLEELTIPPAPPLYSIDAYRSQSKNSHLASQCVTPGVQKQAPEKSCSRPAINTKETIKVLNEDAAKLQTIINQTLQALSCCSDREHGKGSLQEAEAEKLLLVSSEKHAALLAEISRLREGAGAEADPHAGVMQPCRGTVSISSVQLPLKVEFVCSARTGRPAHYFFILLRYGTCNIVATPLATAADAENGDTITFPTSITLQDIRSNFEIDVEVYSLSSGAGNPCTASLQQHRSSTRSRVTPKKLLSTLTKSNPSSSSGPPLLSSRRSSNFCLVGSHKITLASLGQSRFPLDKMKFEGKVRRLLGDEFQEKVPFLSPLEGHIYLQLHNESHSNVQHQGFLTMFEDVSGFGAWQRLFFRLEGALLFYWNYPNEMGSKPAEGSVSLCCFDSVRPVERETCARPHTFELVNTRIMKQVNSHSLNKSWFSADTREERADWMEKLSQVLLDFHTWSQHPASSESDRANSSSNTRASRESVL; encoded by the exons atggaaaaacatAATCAGACGGATACAAATCAAAAGAGGCCGAGAGATCCTCTGGAGGACATCTTGGTCTCTAATG AGCTTGAGAATGTTATGAAGAAGAGATGCTTGGCTGCAGAAGGAGTCGAGAATCAGAACCCCCTGCAGCTTGTACAAAGGTCTCCAGCCAGACCACggcaggtggagctggaggtgaaACCAGACACGCCAGCCATAGCTTCAGTTCGCCTCAGGGTGCAGCAGCTCGCCCAGAAACGAGATG gagggGTGGTGCTTGTCCAGCGCTGTATGTCAGACCCAGGGAAAGAGAGTCCCTCCAGAAGCTTGCTTCATGATATCTGTCACATTG gtgAGGGTGAGTTTAGCTCTCGGTTGGAGTGCTTTAAGACTCCCACCCCAGAGAGCAGCCCTGTACCTTCAACATCCACCTCACGCCAGCTCTCCAGCTTTGTACACAACATGCAGCAGCAGCTCCATGCTGCAGTGACCCCCAGCACTAAGGAGGCGTCCCGCATCCGCCAG GCCCGAAAGGATGAGTTGAAATTGCTCAGAGTTCAGCCTCTTTCAGAGAACATGTGGCTCAAGAGGAGCTTGTCTGATCCTTCACTTGCTGAG GATAACTCAAGCATTGACTCAAAGGGAACTGAATGCTGCCTAAGCTTCAGCAGTGTGAACGAGGCTGTGGAAGACTTCAGTGGAGAGATTCAGCCCTCTTGCTCAGAGTTTTGTCCTCCAG CGGTGGTGCACTGTAAGGAAGAAATGAGCACCTCTGCCTTAATTGACAAGATGTTTGAAGACGTCTTACAGGCTGCTGACAaagaagaggaagcagagaaaaggaaggaggaGACAAGAGGGAATGAAAGCAGCCTGTCTCAGACCATAAAGGGAGAGGAAACGGACATGGTCACAGCTGAAACACAGCCGAAGGAGGAATCTCTAGCTTCTAGCTGTGAAGGGGGTGAAGTGAACACAGAAGCAGCTCTGCACAGTGGGTCTGTGATATTGGAGCATGTGAAGCCCAGTGAAGGAGATGAAATGGATGAATTGCCTGCCTGTGCTGAccacagtgagagaggaagggagattATCGAAGAGGGCAGCTCCATGTGTAGTGAGGAAGACTTCTTAACCCTCCCACCTAGCTGTGTTCTCTCCCCTCTCAGCAAATCTATGGAGGCTGTTGTCACACCATTG AGGCTGGTTGCAACTGCTCATCCACCCAAGGTGCAGTGCGTGTCTCTAGAGGAGCTGACCATTCCCCCTGCTCCACCTCTGTACAG CATTGATGCATACCGTTCTCAGAGTAAGAACAGTCACCTGGCCTCTCAGTGTGTAACTCCAGGGGTACAGAAACAGGCTCCAGAGAAGTCTTGCAGCAGGCCAGCTATTAACACCAAGGAGACTATCAAG GTTCTGAATGAAGATGCTGCCAAGCTGCAGACCATAATCAATCAGACTTTACAGGCGCTGAGCTGTTGCAGTGACCGAGAGCATGGCAAAGGTTCCCTGCAAGAGGCTGAAGCTGAGAAGCTCCTGCTCGTTTCCA GTGAGAAGCACGCCGCCCTGTTGGCAGAGATCAGCAGGCTGCGGgaaggagcaggagcagaagcagaccCCCACGCTGGTGTAATGCAGCCATGCAGAGGCACCGTCAGCATCAGCAGTGTCCAGCTGCCCCTCAAAGTGGAGTTTGTGTGCTCTGCCCGCACAG GACGCCCCGCTCACTACTTTTTCATCCTGCTTCGATATGGCACCTGTAACATCGTGGCCACCCCTCTGGCTACGGCTGCTGATGCTGAGAATGGAGACACTATCACCTTCCCCACCTCCATCACACT ACAAGACATTCGCTCTAACTTTGAAATAGATGTGGAAGTCTACAGCCTG TCTAGTGGTGCAGGTAATCCCTGCACAGCTAGTCTCCAGCAGCACCGCAGCTCCACTAGATCAAGA GTAACACCAAAGAAGCTACTCAGCACCCTTACG AAATCCAACCCAAGTTCTTCCT CTGGTCCCCCTCTTCTAAGCTCTCGCAGGTCCAGCAACTTCTGTTTAGTGGGTTCCCACAAGATCACCCTGGCCTCGCTGGGACAGAGCAGGTTCCCACTGGACAAG ATGAAGTTTGAGGGCAAAGTCAGGCGACTCCTTGGAGATGAATTTCAGGAAAAG GTGCCCTTCTTGTCTCCACTGGAGGGTCACATCTACCTGCAGCTGCACAATGAGAGCCATTCTAATGTCCAGCACCAAGgctttctg ACAATGTTTGAAGATGTAAGTGGTTTTGGAGCATGGCAGCGTCTGTTCTTTAGGCTAGAAGGAGCTCTCCTCTTCTATTGGAACTACCCCAATGAAATGGGCAGCAAG ccagcagagggcagcgtCTCTCTGTGTTGCTTTGACAGCGTGCGTCCTGTGGAGAGGGAGACCTGTGCACGCCCTCACACCTTTGAACTGGTGAACACAAGGATCATGAAACAAGTCAACAGCCACAGTCTGAACAA GAGCTGGTTCTCGGCAGACACACGAGAGGAGCGGGCAGACTGGATGGAGAAGCTGAGCCAGGTGCTGCTGGACTTCCACACATGGAGTCAGCACCCTGCGTCCAGTGAGAGTGATCGAGCTAACAGCTCCTCCAACACTAGAGCTTCCCGTGAGAGTGTcctataa